The Cryptomeria japonica chromosome 2, Sugi_1.0, whole genome shotgun sequence region AGATATGGCATTGAGTTTTTTTGTGTTGACAGAACAGCAGAGTGGGAAAATACATTGCACAAAACTTTATCAGATTATGGttaaaattttgattagatttaatGATTTTGAAAAGCTACTGTATAAAATGGTAGAAAACCCTAAGTCATCTGATACTGCTTTTCTGCTTTCAGTAAAATGCTCCGCATTTCTGAAATGTCCGGAAAGGACTTTAGATGAATTTAGACGGATGAAAAACGCTGCTTGTAAAAGGCCTCCACAAAAGGCATATGATGACTTGTTTGCTATTCTTGTTCAAGGAATTTTTTTAACCGAGGCTTCGAAATTTTGCTCCGAGATGCTCGAAGATGGCTTGAATCCTAATAGTATTTTCCTCGATTTGCTACTTATTGGGCTCTTGAAtcaggaaaaagttgaagaggctATAGCATTAGTAGAATATAGGGAAATTCCAGCGTTTGTTCCCAGTGCAACATGTTGCACTTTACTAGTCCGAGAGCTTTGCAAGGTAAAGCAGAACAATAAGGCTTATCGCATTCTGAGTGACATGTTGAAGAAAAATAGTAAGAGTATTCGACTTCTAAATATCTGTGTCAATGCGCTCTGCAAAGCTGGGCAGCTTGAAGTGGCAGAAATGCTTATATCAGAGAGTATAGCTTGGGGTCATGTTCCAAATACTGTCACATACAATTCATTGATGACTGGATTTTGTCTGGCAGATAGGTTAGAGGAATCTGATTTGATTTTGAGTAGAATGAGGGAAACTGGTTGTGAGCCAAATGTCATTAGTTACAATATTTTGATATCTGCTTACAACAGAAAGTCAATGCTATCCCATTCATTGAAAGTTTTCGAAGAAATGCTGAACAAGGGAATATCCGCAGATCGTTGGAGTTATAATTCCATGATACACGGCTTCTTCAATTCAGGTAGGCAGGAAGAGGCAAACAGGCTTGTGGATGAGATGATAAAGGCAAATTTGGTTCCCTGCACCGTAACATACAATACTATACTAAATGGACTCTGCAAGGTTGGCAATGCAATGGATGCTCTTAGATTGTTTAGGAAATTGAGACAACTTGGATTTTCTCCAGATATTGTCACTTACAACACACTTATTGATGGACTTTGCAAGGCTAGAATGGTAGCCGATGCACAGATTATTTTAAAGGAGGTTAGGAAAATGGGTTATGCACACAGCATTGTTACATATACAACAGTCATGAATTGCTGCTTTAGATCAGGCGAGTTTGAGCAGGCGTTCGTAATGTATTCAGAGATGGAAAACAATGGCTATGCTTATGATGTGTTTATATATTGTACTGTAATCAGTGGTTTATCTAAAATGGGTAAGTTTAAAGAAGCTTATGCATGTATGGAAAAGATGTTGAACTCTGGTATTGCTGTGGACTTAGTTACTTATAATTCAATGATCAACACTTTTTTCAAAGCAGGTGAACAAAATAAAATCATTCAATTGCTACATGAAATGGAGTCAAAGGGTTTGATTGGTGACATTTACACCAACACCATAATCATTAATTGGCTTTGTAAAAGCGGTGATATGGATGCAGCTTATAGGCACTTTAATGCAATGATAAAGATGGGCTGTGACCCAAATCTTGTAACCTATAATGTATTAATTGATGGTTTTTGTAAAGCTGGCAGAGTGGATAGTGCCATTGATCTATTCAATAACATGCATGAGAAAGACTGTGTTACATATACCTCCTTATTGCATGGTCTTTGCAACACAGGAAGAGTCCTTCATGCTTATAATCTTCTGCTCAACTGCATAGTAAATAACATTACTTTCTATGCTTCAGCTCAGCGGGCTGTTTTAAATGATCTAAAGAAATCTTGTTACACTGCTGAAGCACGGAAACTTAAatctgttattcaaatgaaaaagaTTATGCAAGAATAGTTCCTCAAGTCAATTTAAACATGCAATTATGCTGCAGAACAACTGCTAGCTTGCATTTTACAGGGTTTGTGTTTATCATTTGTTGATTATGTCTCAACTTCAAGAGCATTGCTGTTCTATAGTGCCATGATGGTTCCCACACTTACAGTACAGTCATGCATTGATCATGATGCACAGTGTCAGAAAGGTAGGTGCAAAATTACTTATTGCAGATTATTCTTTGTATGTCTGTGGTTTTGCTCCAGAGATATTCTTAGCCCGTCTTTGCATAAAGACACCAATTTAATCTTGAGTATCAGCCTTTTGAAAAATATGCTTTGGTGAGAAACGGTAATGGATAACCTTAGTAGCATCAATTCAGTGGGAGAGTGATGACAAGGATTGGCAGACGGGTGTGTTTACTCTTTCTTTGTTGAGTCTGACATTTTCACGATGCATGTGACCGATTATTTTTTACTCTGCAGAATTTGTTTCCAGTTTAAACTTCACATGTTTGCCGTTCTTTCATTTAGAAGTTGATCTCTACTCATTTGCATTCAATTATGATACAAGCTGTAGCATAAACACATAGTTAGTTTGTTGAGTTCAATTCAATTTTAGTGAGTGTAACAGTAATAACTGCATTGCAGATCTAACTTCTTCTTGCCCAAAGCCCAACAAGAAAGGAAAATAATTGAGAAGCTGGTGCTTCTGAAATTTAATTTGCATTTTTTGAATGAGCTGGCATGCTATATGAATATCAACAGTTGGCAAATTCACCAGGTTTAGACAGAATTTTCAGGCATTTGTCAATTCAATGGGTACAGTGAATTAGTTTGTATAAAATCAAACTTCGATCAGACAAAAATATGACTTAGGTTAAGTCAACTCGGATCTCCCTCCTTCAACCGAGTTAAGCTGGTCTGGTCTTCAGTTGCACATGTTTTATATGGGCTTTGTTTTCCCTTCCTATACAAAGCGAGAATATCACATGTGGGTATTGAAATGTATGCGTATGTTTTGTTGAGTTTAACAAAAGTTATTCTTCCCAAATTTCAATTTGAAGTTGCAATTGCATTAGGATTCGAATGCTCATCCATCTTAGATTAACAAATCCTCTGTGAGTTCCAGTACACTTACTTCTTAATCGTTAATTGCTTCAGTTGGATGGCAAGCAAAGTTTAGAAGGGTGTTGTTTTTTAAAAACACTAAAACTTGGTGGTTAAAACCTAGTTTGTGTGCTTTTCAAGAATATCATGTTAAGGTCAGTGGCAAAGAAACGTACAACTGGTGATGTATGCTTGCAATCGACAAGAAAGCTGTATGATTTGGGAGTGTTTCTGTATGAAAGGCTTTGGTGCAGAGAAACCACACAACAGATTCAATTGTAAACCATACAAAAAATTGAAACAATCTCTGCTATAATGCAGGTTGAATCTGCTTTTCACACATCAATTAATTTTTGAAATATCTTTTCCTGGTTAGGTATCTAGTCTTCCTATTGCTGCAAAAGATTTCAATGGAAGGAGGGTATTGAAAATTATCGATTTATTCTTTTAATATAGGTATTAAGAAGCAGAATTATATTATTATCTCACAGTATTGTTATATCCTATATGTCAACAATGTCTTATTAATAACAAAAGCCCTGTACATAATAAGATAAAAGATTTTTATCAACCCCTTAACTTAGGGAGAAAGTTAAGCtaaaataaaatattcttttaCGACAATGGAAGATCCAGTTTCCAATCCGACTTATATGCCCAAAAATGGATTAAACGATGATATTATGCCAACTCAGATGGAAAATGGTGCCAACTGTCTAGTTGGATCCATGCCATCAAACCATAACCATCTAATCACTTTATGAGGGCTACAAAAAGTGTGTGCTAGCCTGCTAGGTGACAATTAGTGAAGTCCATAGGCATAGTGGTTGATAGAGTCTGCAGGTTAGTGCTTAACGAAGTCCATGATATACCAAAGTCCATGATATACCAAAAAATGCTATTGATGCACATCATGTGCTCATGTAAAATGTTTTATGCccctaaatacattttttttttcatttctatgCTCTTTTAAACACATTTTTTTGCATCATATTCAAAAGCAGTCATTGAAATGCAGAGTATAGCAAGGTGAGTAACTTGATTAGATTCACCAATAACCGATCTATCTGTTTTCTTTACAGATTAAAGTAATATTAATTATGTTGTTGCAAACAACATTAGACATAAATAGAAATTTATCATGGAAACACGGGGAAAAAGGAGTGTGGCATATTCTTTTCCTTAACTCACACTCCTTTTTCCCCATGTTTCCATGATACATTTTTATTTATGTCTAATGTTGTTTGCTACAATATAATTAATATTGCTTTaatctttaaagaaaataaattatgaTGCTCATCATACCCACCATTGATACTACGTGCAATCTAAATTTTCTTCTCCTCCTTTTAGCTTCTATATTTACTATCTTACTCCTTGTACGCTTTAAAGGTAATGGTTGGCCTACCATGGCTGTGAGGCTGTAGAGTTGTTTTATATGTGATGTTTGTATCTTCACAATATTCCCTTTTTTTGTGATATTGATTCAGTGACTTAACAATTGCTTCTTCAAGCTTCTAATCAATTACTGGTAGAGTAAGCACATTAGGGATTAGCATTCAAATAAACCAGAAGGAAGAATTTGAAGTAGTCTATCCAATCCATCCCATGAACTTTGATGAAATTGGAAAAATGCTTGATCTGGGGTCTAACAGATTGAGAATTATAAAAACCAATGCATTTCCGCTTCCTAAACTTTGGTGGCAACTCTTTTTTACCTTGCTTTGGGGGATCTTAAACATActtgaatcacttgtactttcttaAGTTCTTGTAGGTATTCATTTCTCACCACGTGCATTTTGTTTAAAATCCATTTGTTGCTCATGAGCAAATTTGTGTTGCCATGTACTCTTTTTGGATATTTAATCTCACCTCTAACCATAATTTTAACTTGTTTCTTAGCATACACATACTTTGCCTTCTCCATATCGCTCTATTCTTCATTCTCTAGGAAGGAAATGCATGCTCTTAGTTGTACCTCTCCCATAAAGGCGTTTGGGTTCCAAAGTGTGTCATTGTCTATAATTAAGTTGTGAATATAAAATTCACAAATCATATTTTTTCCTTTTGGAGTTGTGGACAGAAATGCATTACAGAAATTCCTAGGGCAGCTCATGTCCTATGGCTACCGTTGTAAAATCATTTCTAACTAAACCTTGCATTTTTTCTCTTTAAGGTAGAGAATATAAAATTCTTGCTAATTGTTGACAAGCGAATAATTTAAAGGCTAAAGTGCAAGTTATATTAAGGGTAGTGTCAAGTTGttctttttccttttcaattcTATTGTTTCATCCTTTCGGACATGTATGTGGTATTTAACTTCTCAATTGCTTGTTTACCACATTATTCATGGTTGAAGCCCATTCTTTTTCTAGTTTGTAATGATATCTCTTTTTCTCATCCATACATTGAGGATAAACCTTGATAAGAGCTTAATGACCTTACATTTGGGTTGTTCTCAAAGTGAGATAAGTATATTTGTCATCTATGTTGGAGTGATGCATTAATGTATTTTGTATGTCTTCCGTAATAGCCACAAAAGTAACTTCATCAATGACATCTTCTATAGCAATAGTTATATTATTTGCAATAGTAGTAGAAACATCTTTAGTAGCAATTGCATTCCTTGTTAACTTTTATCTTAAGGACTGACTTTTTGTTTTGGTACTTGCAATAAAATCCTTGTTTTGTAGCTATCAatgctattttgaatttttttttgctctTCTTCTAATACATGACCTTTGTTTGATTCCATAACAACCTTAAAATTTCTTTTTCTCATTAGAGACCATTCAATAGTTTTAAGGTTGCTACACTCTTCCTCTTGTACCTCTTCCTCATAATCAAGGGCAACCTACTCAATTTCTTTAAATGACAAAGTGAGTACTTGCTGCCATAATCTCGTAGATTTTCTTTGTGGATGGTGAGATGACCAACATCCAAATTCCAATTCTTGATTTTGGTTGCTTTGATCTCGTAGAAGTTTTATTTTATTCTACTTTCATTTGGACTTCCCTTGTTCAATCCCATAACCTCTGTTCAATCCCATATCCTCTGTTCAATCATTTTGGTAGTGATCTCTTGCTTTGATGTAGGCACTTTTCGCAGCAATACTCTACTCAATGGTTGAagattcttcaacaacaatttatcACTCAATTGTAGGCATAATTATCTCTATTTCATGACAAATTGTTTCCAAACATACCGGGATTATGTCTGTTGAGGTCTTTGTTCACAATAATTTTGTTCTAGCCATCATGTTTTAATTTACCAAATTTACCTCTTTGAACCTTCTTAAccattttttaaattattgaacAAGAAAATATGGCATTTTCATTCTCTTATCCTTCCTCAAATGTACAagtaaatgaagatgaaaatgaaatcCACATAGAAGTGAAAATCTACCATTGTAGGTGAAATGGTGGAAATAAGAGTCTTAGCCTAGATGTAACGCCCCCACTATGAGGCCCAAAGGACAAACATAAAAAAGAACAATAGAAAcacgatttttatttttttaaaaagattacaTTACACATGCATAGAATTACATAcatcaagatgaataatgatacacATTTAACAACTAGCTACCGCCTTCAAGGCCCCCATAATGATGAACTCAAGGTTGAACATCATCCAATAAACCCAACAACGAACGGCTGTACATATAACAACATTGTTCAATAATATAGGTACATGATACATATTACATTGCTTGAGAATATACATAAGATCATCACATACATTACAACGGATCCAAGATGATACAATCTCCAAGAGTCCCATGGTGGGATGAAAACATAAATATGATACATAAAGAAGTCTTCAACCTTCTCACGAGCCTCCATGAGCATGATGCAGAAAGAGCCAAAATCCAATGGGTGCGAATAGCACtctacccaaccatgtggtaccataaggtccatcccctgtgctaggaggtatcagccagatCCACAAGGCGGAAGCAAACATACAAGGGTACCAACATGACTCACAAAAGAATCAACAAAGCTATACTCACCAGAGATTCCACAAAACAGAATACACGAGGCTCACAAAAGAATCAACAAGACAAAATACACGAGGCTCACAACAGTAACATCATAGTAGTCTCAAACGTTAAACCACCAACTTCCAAAGGCTCAAACAATCCAAAATAGAATAACAAAACATAATTTACCACTAggtagcaatagggaagagtgtcatcactaggttgtcatgagttaccctagtaggtcttcactaggtctggACCCTCATATTGGATTAcctggtgacctctcccgaccctcgacccccatacaaacactagtggaccacaccgaCCTTTtgaagggacaagattggtggacgcCATTCCAGACCTTCTCTACTTACCCCAAACCTATATGAGTGTTTGCGGGCAAAAGAGACAACAATTAATCTTTATCaatgtgaactaactacccacccaagttcattaattaggttttcacttgattacaaaactctcattgagttacgatgacgaccactttgggtcccgacccccaatgaaagccactcccccttgacttgcacctaggaatccaagaTAAATCATAAGGCCAAGACACCCAACCTCGAGGTGACAAGGTTTCCAACCATAGCAAGGCTTAGTTcacttgctagaaaatgataacAATCCAGAAGGTTCAAAGCAACAAGGAGCAAAGAATCTGTGCAAGACACCAAACTCATTACATTCAAAGACGAAGAGAACATGCACAAAAGAACTCTATCTCCGACCTAGCCTCTGGAAGCTAAAAATATTTAAACAACATGACCATGAATCCATAATAAAGGACAAGAGTCCAAGCAATAACAAGGTCTCGTATTGCCAAGCATAAAAGAATGCAATCTTAATTAAGATACCAAGAGAACATAATCTTGTCTAAACAACAATTAATTCAAGTCATTATTAATTTCAATAACCCAATTTAAAAACCATCATAGCTCATTTCATTCCTATTATTAGCACAATAAAACTAACATCTCTTTATTCAAACATTTAAGATAACAATACACACTATTACCATTTGCTATCATGTTTATGTCAACAGCATGTTGCAAGAAGGAAACCATAGTTCAAATGATTAGGTGTACATTTTAATAGTCCTAAACAAAACTTAACCATATGATGAATCTAATTACATTTAATTTCACAAGAATACATCTAATTTCAACAAAGGTGATATCCACATACTGTGGAGTAGCGCCCCACAGCCGTGGAGGGACTCGGGTGGGGCTTCCCACAGCCGTGAGAACCCATGGTCTGTGGGTCGAGCTCCCCACAACTATGGGAACCCATAGCCATGGGTGCATCCATGCTGTGGGTGCTCCCCACTGCCGTGGTCTCCCACGGTGTGGGCGAAACCCCTACGCAACCACAATTTatacaagaaaacaaaacaaataaaacatgaatttaattatatatatatatatatatatatatatatatatatgaaagaaaatacaagagcaaggaaagaaaaataaaatccaagtaagtttattgatgaagtgaatgttaccaagagaaatgcagaaaccttggagcaatcacccaaatgtgaaggaggcacaagaacttttgaaaggggaaaagcaaagaaaaaccccttgtgttattatgaatgaggcaatgcctaaaatgagagagagagagggagcaagaagctctttacaatattgtcattaagaagaaatgagagatgaGACATCtattaaatagagatgaggagaggagttacaaagtaactcccaaatctatgaatgccaccattcataaaatgtgtgtgccacgtgtccacatcctcttatggaggaaatctaatattctttaataaaggaaaataaaagaaatgacttgtcctcacacatgtactagaggacaaattacatgtaggaattccaaaggaatatcctaaactaaatacaaataaacctaagccaagtaaagattaaatattctaacaccaccccttaagctttacttggggagtttacatcaaactcttcaatgggttgcaatccaatatttttacaatgaaattgaaacttttctttacaaagtggcttggtcaaaatatctgcaagttggtcttcccccttgcaatagaggagtgaaacttgcttatcttcaatttgttctctaataaagtggtgttggagagcaatgtgttttgtccttgtatGGAAAACTgaatttttagccaaggcaatgacaCCTTGGTTGCCACagtacaatggagttggttcatgttgaggtagacccaaatcttcaagtagtcttttaagccacaaggcttctttggaagcattagtgcatcctttgtactcagcttcagtggatccaagagaggtagattgttgctttttactattccaagaaattgcccctgaaccaacaaaaaaacaataaccacaagtagatttcccatcattgggatctccacctagatcggaatcagtaaaaccgtttaaagtaaaatcagaatttgcatcataaaacaaacctacattaatagttcctttaatatatcttaaaattcttttagcaactttaaagtgtgtttgttgaggtttagacatgaatcttgaaaccatacCAACACTATAAACAATAtccggcctagtaagagttaaataattcaaacttccaactaattgtctatacaaagtaggatcaacaagaggagtttgcatatcaagcattaacttagtgcctaattcaataggaattgaaacatggtgagcatcattcatgttaaacttatctatgagatcttgaacatatttactttgagataagaaaattcctttagaggtttgccaaatttgcattcctaaaaaataatgtaaaagacctaaatcaatcatctgaaatttttgatgaagttgaaacttaatatcagaaatcaaagtattggaacttgaagtaagaatcaaattaTCTACAtataagataataatgataatatcatcttcactatgtttaatatacaagttaggatcatttttacttctaataaagccttgagaaagaaagaacgcattaatctttgaataccactccctaggagattgctttaatccataaattgatttttttaatttacaaactaagtgtgcattaccttctttaataaaactaggaggctgagacatataaatttcctcatgtaaatcaccattaagaaaagcacttttaacatccatttggtgaataggccaattcattctagaagccaaagaaagcacaagtttaattgtaggcattttagcaacaggagcaaaagtttcagtataatctaaacCTTCAATTTGaaaaaaacctctagcaactaatctagctttaaatttactaacttgactattagcattcaatttagttttataaagccacttgcaagaaacaatatttttaccatgaggcaagggaactaaatcccaagtttggttagaaattaaagtattatattcttccttcattgctttttgccaatgtggttttAGGATctttagaattcataatagtagtcattaaagcataattacaataattaactcttctagcttgaagtctatccattctagctaagtattcactattttgaattaaagatttaaaccatttaggtcttcttttagaagtaatggattcatcactggaagaagagtcatgaggagtagagttattattatcatcatcactatcactagaaggaatagaaagagatgcattaggagtagggttaagagaaggaggttggtcctccacaagcacaactttgctttgagcaagttcatcatcctccactttagaacaatcatcattaatacatttggactagatttccgactgatgtttccaacggagaaggtatattgtggccaaatttgatttttttttaaaaaaatgcccgcattcgtcgtcATTCTGACaacaatttcccatttggtttcgacgacgAAGGCATTATCAAtgagatttttcttttttttcaaaaaagtgctcgagttcgtcgtaattccgacgataacgaccattacttaaaaaaaaagaggggaattcatttgtgcattgcaattccgcgtaggcgtccgtggcgacttcaacccccaagaacatcaaacccgcgtcgaaggcatttgtggcattgcttgcaatcctgcGCAGGAGGTAGATttaaattgccctagtttttaatttcatgttgcaaaaaata contains the following coding sequences:
- the LOC131052342 gene encoding putative pentatricopeptide repeat-containing protein At4g17915 — translated: MRSAARLLRSLINMAVLDPRNFTEVRSHCSAHYFFPQQKMCFTVSIRETSQVQDPNARSRIPSFSNVRKVLKLLRDCKIFDQQTEAALQGLGFTFSPPFIRQVLYTLQKDVDMALSFFVLTEQQSGKIHCTKLYQIMVKILIRFNDFEKLLYKMVENPKSSDTAFLLSVKCSAFLKCPERTLDEFRRMKNAACKRPPQKAYDDLFAILVQGIFLTEASKFCSEMLEDGLNPNSIFLDLLLIGLLNQEKVEEAIALVEYREIPAFVPSATCCTLLVRELCKVKQNNKAYRILSDMLKKNSKSIRLLNICVNALCKAGQLEVAEMLISESIAWGHVPNTVTYNSLMTGFCLADRLEESDLILSRMRETGCEPNVISYNILISAYNRKSMLSHSLKVFEEMLNKGISADRWSYNSMIHGFFNSGRQEEANRLVDEMIKANLVPCTVTYNTILNGLCKVGNAMDALRLFRKLRQLGFSPDIVTYNTLIDGLCKARMVADAQIILKEVRKMGYAHSIVTYTTVMNCCFRSGEFEQAFVMYSEMENNGYAYDVFIYCTVISGLSKMGKFKEAYACMEKMLNSGIAVDLVTYNSMINTFFKAGEQNKIIQLLHEMESKGLIGDIYTNTIIINWLCKSGDMDAAYRHFNAMIKMGCDPNLVTYNVLIDGFCKAGRVDSAIDLFNNMHEKDCVTYTSLLHGLCNTGRVLHAYNLLLNCIVNNITFYASAQRAVLNDLKKSCYTAEARKLKSVIQMKKIMQE